One window of the Amycolatopsis mediterranei genome contains the following:
- a CDS encoding argininosuccinate synthase, translating to MTVLADIFPAEGEFLAPDEVVITFDRGVPVAIDGETVSVAEARRMLSARGEAQRIGRRQACAALERRAGRGCANLTSTLSGEVRLVLYDGRVTAEDLKPTNTEEKREQ from the coding sequence ATGACCGTGCTCGCCGACATCTTCCCGGCCGAGGGTGAGTTCCTCGCGCCGGACGAGGTCGTGATCACCTTCGACCGCGGGGTCCCGGTGGCGATCGACGGCGAGACCGTCTCCGTCGCCGAAGCGCGCCGCATGCTGAGCGCTCGCGGGGAGGCGCAGAGAATCGGCCGCCGTCAAGCGTGTGCCGCGCTCGAACGGCGGGCCGGCCGCGGATGCGCCAATCTGACCAGCACCCTGTCGGGCGAAGTCCGCCTGGTCCTGTACGACGGCCGGGTGACGGCCGAAGACCTGAAACCGACGAACACCGAGGAGAAGCGAGAACAGTGA
- a CDS encoding arginine repressor: MTSSRVGRQARITELVSTMTIRSQTELAKLLAADGIEVTQATLSRDLDELGAVKLRGPDSGAPVYVIPEDGSPVRGVQGGTSRLSRLLAELMVSADSSGNLMVLRTPPGAAQFLASAIDRAALEEVVGSIAGDDTVAVIAREPLNGKELAERFAALAHRSAHEAGDEGPP, translated from the coding sequence ATGACCAGCAGCCGGGTGGGGCGGCAGGCGCGGATCACCGAACTGGTGTCCACCATGACGATCCGCAGCCAGACCGAGCTGGCCAAGCTGCTGGCCGCCGACGGCATCGAGGTCACCCAGGCGACGCTGTCGCGCGACCTCGACGAGCTGGGCGCGGTCAAGCTGCGCGGGCCGGACTCGGGCGCGCCGGTCTACGTCATCCCCGAGGACGGCAGCCCCGTCCGCGGGGTGCAGGGCGGGACGTCCCGGCTCTCCCGGCTGCTCGCCGAGCTGATGGTCTCGGCGGACTCGTCCGGCAACCTGATGGTGCTGCGGACGCCGCCGGGCGCGGCGCAGTTCCTGGCCAGCGCCATCGACCGCGCGGCGCTCGAAGAGGTCGTCGGCTCGATCGCGGGCGACGACACGGTCGCCGTCATCGCGCGGGAACCGCTGAACGGCAAGGAACTGGCGGAACGCTTCGCCGCCCTCGCGCACCGGTCGGCGCACGAAGCCGGAGACGAAGGACCACCATGA